The genomic stretch TGCGTTTCCAGTAGCCGCGGCTGCTTGACAAGCGGCCCCGCCAAGGAAATGACTCTTCGCGTATCGAGGATTCCGTCTTGAAAAAGAGATCCGATCGCACAAACATCTTGATAGTTGATGTACCAAACGGTTTTATGGGGCCCGACCGGGTCGAGAAAATGAATGTGCGTCCCGACCAGTCCGGCAGGATGAGGGCCGGTGAACGTCTCGACCTGGACCCCGTCGATGCCGGATCCAGGAATTTCGGATTGTTCGCCCGTGCAGACAAACACCTTGCCCTCGGTGAGCTGAGTCAGAGCGAGGAGCCCAAGAGTGAATTGGTCTTTGCGGCTGCTCATCGCGACCGCGGGGTCAGCCGCCAGGGGATTCGTATCAATCGCCTGGACAAAAATCGAATTCGGCCGGCTTGCCGGAGCAGGTACCTTGCCAAACGGCCGAGTTCGCAATGAAGTCCATAGCCCGCTGGCCAGCAATTCGCGTTCGACCCGTTCACCACCAAGAGACAGCGGATCGGCCCCTTTTGCGCCGTCGAATTCGGTCCGGTCGTCTCCTTCGACCTCGATCACCATCGACTCGAATTTGCGTTTCGCTCCACGGTTGACTTCGACAACCTTGCCCGACGCCGGCGCCGTAAACAGCACTCCCGGTGTCTTCTTGTCCTCAAAGACCGCTTGGCCTTGACGAACATGGTCGCCTTCGGAAACCAACATCGTTGGCTTCATGCCAACATAATCATCACCCACTAACGCCACCCGGTTGATGTGCTTAGCAACCTCGGCGTGCTGCTCGGGTGCTCCCGAGATGGGCAAGTTCAAACCCTGTTTGATCGTTGTCATGAGCTTTGAAACGCGGGATGTTTGAAGTGCGAGAAACGGTCTGCAAGTGACTAGCCGTAAAGCAGCAACGAGTCCTTCCCCCCAAAACCGCAAAACCGCAAAACCGCAAAATTGCCTAACTCTCCAACAAATTTCGCAGATTGTGAAAAAAATCACAAACTCGGTTCGGTTCAAAGCTTGCGGTGGGACATCAATGCCATCGCAAGCTCAGGGCTGGAACACAAACGTGACGTTTGGAGTCGATTTCCGATCAAACGCCGAGTGTGCCAAAGTGGACGAATTGTCGCGGGTGTGAATATTGCATAGCGTACGGCCGCTGGCAACGGTACACCGGAAGACTTCTAAATATTCGCATGCCGTTTGGCGCTAACGACGTCCCGATTCCCCGTAGGTGCATTGCAAGGGGGCTCGATGGCGAGGCAGGAAAGTTTCGGCTCGACGAATCGCTCAAAAGCAGGTTTGATACGGATCGAATAGTGAAGAACCGTTCCGATTACTTCAAAAAGCGCGCAAGCAACTGTAAAGCCAATCCATGCCGACTTCTCTCCTCTCTGCTCCTACTTCAAAGACCAAGCCTGTGCGTCGAGATGACATTCGAAACGTCGTAATCATCGCTCATGTTGACCATGGGAAAACAACGCTGGTCGATTGTTTGTTGCGCCAAAGTGGGCAATTTCGTGATACGGAGCTCAAAGGCGAGCGGATCCTTGACTCCAATGACTTGGAACGAGAGCGTGGGATCACCATCCTCTCGAAAAACATCTCCATTCCCTACCGGGGCGTAAAGATCAACCTGATCGACACACCGGGTCACGCCGATTTTGGTGGCGAAGTCGAACGGGTTGTTAAGATGGCCGATGGCGCCTTGGTGTTGGTCGATGCTGCCGAAGGGCCCATGCCACAGACGCGATTTGTGCTCGAGAAAGCCCTGCAAGCGGGATGCCGTCCCATTGTCGTGGTGAACAAGGTCGATCGGCCCGATGGCC from Novipirellula artificiosorum encodes the following:
- a CDS encoding Na(+)-translocating NADH-quinone reductase subunit A, yielding MTTIKQGLNLPISGAPEQHAEVAKHINRVALVGDDYVGMKPTMLVSEGDHVRQGQAVFEDKKTPGVLFTAPASGKVVEVNRGAKRKFESMVIEVEGDDRTEFDGAKGADPLSLGGERVERELLASGLWTSLRTRPFGKVPAPASRPNSIFVQAIDTNPLAADPAVAMSSRKDQFTLGLLALTQLTEGKVFVCTGEQSEIPGSGIDGVQVETFTGPHPAGLVGTHIHFLDPVGPHKTVWYINYQDVCAIGSLFQDGILDTRRVISLAGPLVKQPRLLETQLGVDVGQLIEGEIELPDDGGYRAISGSVLYGRAATGHYGYLGRYHNQISVIAEGTQREFLGWQMPGFEKYSTTRVYASAATPNKKFAFTTSTHGSVRAMVPLGTYEKVMPLDILATQLLRSLIYRDTDEAQQLGVLELEEEDLSLCTFVCPGKYEYGSLIRESLTTIEREG